A single Drechmeria coniospora strain ARSEF 6962 chromosome 03, whole genome shotgun sequence DNA region contains:
- a CDS encoding FMC1 protein family produces MAVNTTTSAIQLRSLYRALLRELPPRPILANPRSALHSQIRASFASNSIINASDANHRYAEAEQAVIYLRSQRKYVTLLERYNPGMDMDDEERVRLSARRMGMNLPKAFME; encoded by the coding sequence ATGGCTGTTAACACGACCACCTCGGCCATTCAACTTCGTTCCCTTTACCGTGCTCTTCTCCGCGAGCTTCCACCGCGCCCCATTCTCGCCAACCCGCGCTCCGCTCTACACTCTCAAATTCGAGCCTCCTTCGCCAGCAACAGCATCATCAACGCTAGCGATGCCAATCACAGAtatgccgaggccgagcaggcgGTAATCTATCTGCGTTCTCAAAGGAAGTACGTGACCTTGCTCGAACGCTACAACCCAGGCATGGAtatggacgacgaggagcgagtGAGATTATCTGCTCGAAGGATGGGTATGAATCTACCAAAGGCGTTCATGGAATGA
- a CDS encoding 3',5'-bisphosphate nucleotidase, producing MMSSPHLPLDTVDRTLPLPSHHKTLALRYLTLRLIVSLLVLTVALIIPPAAILTHLRQLSGQILRYRPFSFYSSTRAASEMPSPFASELQVAQLAVQRASILTKRVFHEKAKGTVDKNDKSPVTIGDFGAQALIIAALQHNFPADEIVAEEEAAQLREDPTLRNTIWQLVKDTKLEDASAEKLLGGSIADSDSMLELIDLGNSKGGANGRIWTIDPIDGTKGFLRGGQYAVCLGLMVDGHVKVGVLGCPNLPADDATRLTADIGTNQTDEGRGVLFSAVHSEGATSRPLTAGALAEPAKPISMRPLHDLAKATFCESVEAGHSAHDDQAAISQKLGITEPSVRMDSQAKYGSIARGAGDIYLRLPVKATYEEKIWDHAAGDLIVREAGGQVTDIYGKRLDFAVGRTLANNKGVVAAPAAVHRKVLDVVQEVLKITPSS from the exons atgATGAGCTCTCCCCACCTCCCCCTGGACACGGTGGACAGGACA CTCCCGCTACCCTCGCACCACAAAACTTTGGCTCTTCGATATCTCACCCTACGCCTCATCGTCTCGTTACTCGTCCTCACTGTGGCGCTGATCATCCCGCCCGCCGCCATCCTCACCCATCTGCGGCAGCTGTCCGGCCAGATCCTCCGATACCGCCCCTTCTCTTTCTATTCCAGTACCCGTGCCGCCAGCGAGATGCCCTCACCATTTGCCTCCGAGCTGCAAGTCGCCCAGCTCGCCGTTCAGCGTGCCAGCATCCTGACCAAGCGGGTCTTCCACGAGAAGGCCAAGGGTACCGTGGACAAGAACGACAAATCCCCCGTTACCATCGGTGACTTTGGTGCTCAGGCCCTCATCATTGCTGCCTTGCAACACAACTTCCCGGCCGATGAGATTgtggcggaggaggaggcagcGCAGCTGCGAGAGGATCCTACCCTGCGAAACACTATCTGGCAACTTGTCAAGGACACCAAGCTCGAAGATGCCTCTGCCGAAAAGCTGCTTGGCGGGTCCATCGCCGACTCCGACTCCATGCTGGAGCTGATTGACCTTGGCAACAGCAAGGGTGGCGCCAACGGTCGTATCTGGACCATTGACCCCATTGACGGCACCAAGGGGTTTCTGAGAGGTGGCCAGTATGCCGTCTGTCTAGGCCTCATGGTCGATGGCCACGTCAaggtcggcgtcctcggATGCCCCAACCTCcctgccgacgatgccaccCGCCTGACGGCCGACATCGGTACCAACCAGACGGATGAGGGCCGCGGCGTGCTCTTCTCCGCCGTTCACTCGGAGGGTGCTACTAGCCGTCCCCTCACTGCCGGCGCACTTGCGGAACCTGCTAAGCCCATCTCGATGCGCCCGCTCCACGACCTGGCCAAGGCCACCTTCTGCGAGAGCGTTGAGGCTGGCCACTCGGCCCATGATGACCAAGCTGCCATCTCGCAGAAACTCGGCATCACGGAACCCAGCGTTCGCATGGACAGCCAGGCCAAGTACGGCTCCATCGCCCGTGGCGCTGGGGACATCTACCTTCGCCTGCCTGTCAAGGCAACGTACGAGGAGAAGATTTGGGATCATGCCGCCGGTGACCTCATCGTCCGTGAGGCAGGTGGTCAGGTCACAGACATCTACGGCAAGAGGCTCGActtcgccgtcggtcgaACGTTGGCCAACAACAAGGGTGTCGTTGCCGCGCCTGCCGCAGTCCACAGGAAGGTCCTTGATGTCGTGCAAGAAGTCCTCAAGATTACACCCTCATCCTAA
- a CDS encoding hypothetical protein (related to DAL81-transcriptional activator for allantoin and GABA catabolic genes), with translation MDGPAMLQRSLGLQADRYSRYIGPTTSFELLLMKPSTIDLQDESLLPRGILRQVGDRDTFLTLPDHGTAGFGHILRDADAVEDVVGPYGRNLIDLYFEIVHPAFPIMEKQIFLEKYDRSHRECSPPLLAAVYILAIGWWEHDGDLLHVPRPDVEELERLARRTFEDAVTRPRLSTVQAGLLLSQRPEGGEWPPTAQLIAVGQELGLHLDCSGWKIPQWERGLRSRLAWALYMQDKWGALVHGRPSHISASDWDVRALTLNDFAAVEWDEGDVVERQDVEQGRLLFVHAVQLSEILTEILETFFTLRSANAISEAGLQSAQLVLSMAKPVQLKLRDWYRGLPVELRLPSASSGYSPPPTPTSGLSSVGYLHLAYFATEMTLHRQIIRSLASNASTAEPHVHQICRNAARARLISAMEFVNRLTPSHLQSFWYFASKTNFALVATFGSLLLATSSGREEADWYRRRLREYRWTLSVSAKSRGSTALTEFAMTTLDIFKEQLKQLPEKPSMSWRVGSGGHVSTSGDL, from the coding sequence ATGGACGGGCCAGCCATGCTCCAGAGGAGTCTTGGCCTCCAGGCTGACCGGTATAGCCGGTATATTGGTCCCACGACAAGTTTTGAGCTTTTGTTGATGAAACCATCCACCATTGACCTCCAAGACGAGAGCCTCCTGCCGAGAGGCATCCTACGGCAGGTCGGTGATCGCGATACCTTTTTGACCCTGCCAGACCACGGCACGGCAGGATTCGGTCATATTCTTCGGGACGCGGACGCGGTCGAGGATGTCGTCGGCCCTTACGGGCGCAATCTTATTGACCTATACTTTGAGATTGTTCATCCTGCATTCCCAATCATGGAGAAGCAAATCTTCCTTGAGAAATATGACCGTTCCCACAGGGAATGTtcgccccccctcctcgccgccgtatACATCCTGGCCATTGGCTGGTGggagcacgacggcgacctgcTCCACGTGCCTCGACCAGACGTGGAAGAACTCGAAAGATTGGCTCGGCGGACGTTCGAGGATGCCGTAACGAGGCCTCGCCTGTCCACTGTCCAAGCCGGACTCCTCCTGTCACAGCGTCCGGAGGGGGGTGAATGGCCGCCTACGGCCCAACTGATCGCCGTCGGACAAGAGCTCGGTCTGCACCTGGACTGCTCCGGTTGGAAGATTCCGCAGTGGGAAAGGGGGTTGAGAAGCAGACTAGCCTGGGCGTTGTACATGCAGGACAAATGGGGTGCCCTGGTCCATGGCCGACCTTCACACATATCCGCGTCCGACTGGGATGTTCGAGCGTTGACCCTGAATgacttcgccgccgtcgaatgGGACGAAGGCGACGTGGTCGAGAGGCAAGACGTTGAGCAAGGCCGCTTGCTGTTCGTGCATGCGGTGCAACTATCCGAGATACTGACCGAGATACTCGAGACATTCTTCACTCTGCGATCGGCAAATGCCATTTCCGAAGCGGGACTCCAGAGTGCACAGCTCGTCTTGTCCATGGCCAAGCCTGTCCAGCTGAAACTGCGGGACTGGTACAGAGGGCTTCCCGTCGAGCTCCGGCTGCCATCCGCTTCGAGCGGCTATTCACCCCCGCCGACACCCACGAGCGGCCTTTCCAGCGTTGGTTACCTCCACCTGGCTTACTTTGCGACGGAGATGACTCTTCATCGGCAAATTATCCGGTCCCTGGCGTCCAatgcctcgacggcggagccCCATGTGCACCAAATATGTCGCAATGCCGCCAGAGCACGGCTTATCTCTGCCATGGAATTTGTCAACCGTTTGACCCCTAGCCACCTGCAATCATTCTGGTATTTTGCGTCCAAGACGAATTTTGCCCTCGTGGCCACTTTTGGTTCCCTACTCCTCGCCACGTCCTCAGGCCGTGAAGAGGCTGACTGGtatcgccgccggctgcgcgAATATCGCTGGACGCTCTCCGTCAGCGCCAAGTCTAGGGGGAGCACGGCGTTGACCGAATTTGCCATGACAACGCTGGACATTTTCAAGGAGCAGCTAAAACAGCTGCCGGAAAAGCCCTCGATGAGCTGGCGTGTCGGTTCCGGCGGACATGTCAGCACCTCAGGGGACCTCTGA
- a CDS encoding 60S ribosomal protein L6: protein MALSFAPNGGKTLGYVFRAAPAVTLPGFLVPAWQRLAQRQRQQLAQFSTTTKRPSKLGRTPISIPPGVELTMGELKATKSKTSYKATMTRTITVQGPLGSLQLDVPEFVGLKQDLEDRTALLSVEDANIKEQKEMWGTTWSYLNNHVMGVSEGHTAILRLVGVGYRASVEQRGAKETYPGQRFLCLKLGFTHPVEEGIPRGVTVSTPAPTRILLEGPDREVLMSFAGRVRKWRPPEPYKGKGVFINDQTIKLKQKKIK from the exons ATGGCTCTATCGTTTGCTCCCAACGGGGGCAAGACATTGGGCTATGTTTTCCGTGCCGCCCCGGCTGTGACGCTGCCGGGATTCCTGGTCCCAGCGTGGCAAAGACTTGcacaacgacaacgacaacaGCTTGCGCAGTTCTCGACCACGACCAAGCGACCGTCGAAGCTGGGACGAACTCCGATCTCGATTCCGCCTGGTGTGGAACTTACAATGGGAGAGCTGAAAGCGACGAAGAGCAAGACTTCATACAaagcgacgatgacgaggactATTACCGTGCAGGGACCCTTGG GGTCGCtccagctggatgtacctgAATTTGTGGGCTTAAAACAAGACCTGGAGGACCGGACGGCGCTGCTCAGCGTTGAGGATGCCAACATTAAGGAGCAAAAGGAGATGTGGG GCACTACATGGTCCTACCTCAATAACCACGTGATGGGCGTCTCGGAAGGCCACACAGCCATCCTGCGCCTTGTCGGCGTTGGCTATCGTGCGTCGGTCGAGCAGCGCGGCGCCAAGGAGACCTACCCAGGCCAGCGCTTTCTCTGTCTTAAGCTCGGCTTCACTCACCCCGTCGAGGAAGGTATACCGCGCGGTGTCACCGTCTCTACTCCTGCGCCTACACGCATCCTGCTGGAAGGGCCAGACCGCGAGGTGCTCATGTCGTTTGCCGGGCGCGTACGCAAGTGGCGTCCACCGGAGCCGTACAAGGGGAAAGGAGTTTTCATAAACGACCAGACAATCAAGTTGAAGCAAAAGAAGATTAAATAG
- a CDS encoding flavin-nucleotide-binding protein, translating to MGRYELEYPKDATNTVKRHGERGVYALEKIHGLINSTQLLHISFNPPDSPFPVTLPMIGQMGSFDRPSASLGDPLDLYIHGYVSGRLFNIGRAAGDAGMPVCVAASHVDGLVLALSAFNHSYNYRSAVLFGHATLVTDDDEKMYAMELITDSVVPQRWKNTRLPPTGAELQSTSLLKIKISSGSAKFRDGGVIDDRHDLQNDNALNTVWTGTVPIYSTMGEPIPSDHNRVELPPYAAEFFDDFRNGNKEYAVAAAVKKPEPDEP from the exons ATGGGCCGCTACGAGCTCGAGTATCCCAAAGACGCAACCAACACCGTCAAACGACATGGCGAACGAG GTGTATACGCTCTCGAGAAAATTCACGGGCTCATCAACTCGACCCAGCTCCTGCACATCTCGTTCAACCCCCCAGACTCACCCTTCCCCGTCACACTCCCCATGATCGGCCAGATGGGCTCCTTCGACCGTCCCAGCGCCTCGCTCGGCGACCCCCTTGACCTCTACATCCATGGCTACGTCTCGGGTCGCCTGTTCAACATCGGCCGTGCCGCAGGGGACGCGGGCATGCCCGTAtgcgtcgccgcctctcacgtcgacggccttgtcctcgccctctcggcCTTCAACCACAGCTACAACTACCGGTCCGCCGTCCTCTTCGGTCATGCGACTctcgtcaccgacgacgacgagaagatGTACGCCATGGAGCTCATCACGGACAGCGTCGTGCCCCAGCGATGGAAGAACACGAGGCTGCCGCCCACCGGTGCCGAGCTGCAGAGCACAAGCCTTCTCAAAATCAAGATTTCGTCCGGCAGCGCAAAGTTCCGCGATGGAggcgtcatcgacgacaggCACGACCTCCAAAACGACAATGCCCTCAACACCGTCTGGACAGGCACGGTGCCCATCTACTCAACCATGGGGGAACCCATCCCGAGCGACCACAACAGGGTCGAGCTGCCCCCGTACGCGGCCGAGTTTTTCGACGACTTCAGGAACGGCAACAAGGAGTATGCTGTTGCGGCGGCAGTCAAGAAGCCCGAACCGGACGAACCGTAA
- a CDS encoding Tubulin beta chain (RecName: Full=Tubulin beta chain): MREIVHLQTGQCGNQIGAAFWQTISGEHGLDSNGVYNGTSELQLERMSVYFNEASGNKYVPRAVLVDLEPGTMDAVRAGPFGQLFRPDNFVFGQSGAGNNWAKGHYTEGAELVDQVLDVVRREAEGCDCLQGFQITHSLGGGTGAGMGTLLISKIREEFPDRMMATFSVVPSPKVSDTVVEPYNATLSVHQLVENSDETFCIDNEALYDICMRTLKLSNPSYGDLNYLVSAVMSGVTTCLRFPGQLNSDLRKLAVNMVPFPRLHFFMVGFAPLTSRGAHSFRAVSVPELTQQMFDPKNMMAASDFRNGRYLTCSAIFRGKVAMKEVEDQMRNVQNKNSSYFVEWIPNNIQTALCAIPPRGLKMSSTFIGNSTSIQELFKRVGEQFTAMFRRKAFLHWYTGEGMDEMEFTEAESNMNDLVSEYQQYQDAGVDEEEEEYEEEIPHEVEEVNLRFVAVEAIA; the protein is encoded by the exons ATGCGTGAGATT GTTCACCTCCAGACCGGTCAGTGC GGTAACCAAATTGGTGCCGCCTTCTGGCAGACCATCTCTGGCGAACACGGCCTCGACAGCAATGGTGTCTATAACGGCACCTCCGAGCTCCAGCTCGAGCGAATGAGCGTTTACTTCAACGAG GCCTCGGGCAACAAGTATGTCCCCCGCGCTGTCCTCGTCGATCTCGAGCCCGGCACCATGGATGCCGTTCGTGCCGGTCCCTTCGGTCAGCTGTTCCGCCCCGACAACTTCGTTTTCGGCCAGTCTGGAGCCGGCAACAACTGGGCCAAGGGCCACTACACCGAAGgtgccgagctcgtcgaccaggtcctcgacgtcgttcGCCGCGAGGCTGAGGGATGCGACTGCCTGCAGGGCTTCCAGATCACACACTCCCTTGGTGGTGGTACTGGTGCCGGTATGGGCACACTGCTCATCTCCAAGATCCGTGAGGAGTTCCCCGACCGCATGATGGCTACCTTCTCCGTCGTGCCCTCCCCCAAGGTCTCCGACACGGTCGTCGAGCCTTACAACGCTACCCTTTCCGTCCACCAGCTGGTCGAAAACTCGGACGAGACCTTCTGCATCGATAACGAGGCACTCTATGACATCTGCATGCGCACGCTCAAGCTGTCCAACCCCTCGTACGGCGACCTCAACTACCTggtctcggccgtcatgtCTGGCGTCACCACCTGCCTGCGATTCCCCGGCCAGCTCAACTCTGACCTGCGCAAGCTGGCCGTCAACATGGTTCCTTTCCCTCGTCTGCACTTTTTCATGGTCGGCTTCGCTCCTCTGACCAGCCGCGGTGCCCACTCTTTCCGCGCCGTCAGCGTGCCCGAGTTGACCCAGCAGATGTTCGACCCCAAGAACATGATGGCTGCCTCTGACTTCAGGAACGGTCGTTACCTGACCTGCTCCGCCATCTT CCGTGGTAAGGTCGCCATGAAGGAGGTCGAGGATCAGATGCGTAACGTGCAGAACAAGAACTCGAGCTACTTCGTGGAGTGGATCCCCAACAACATCCAGACGGCTCTTTGCGCCATCCCTCCCCGTGGCCTCAAGATGTCGTCCACCTTCATCGGAAACTCCACCTCTATCCAGGAGCTCTTCAAGCGTGTCGGTGAGCAGTTCACCGCCATGTTCCGTCGCAAGGCTTTCTTGCATTGGTACACTGGCGAGGGCATGGATGAGATGGAGTTCACCGAGGCCGAGTCCAACATGAACGATTTGGTTTCGGAGTACCAGCAGTACCAGGACGCTGGCGTcgatgaggaggaagaggagtATGAGGAGGAAATTCCTCATGAGGTTGAGGA GGTCAACCTTCGCTTCGTGGCGGTCGAGGCCATTGCGTAA
- a CDS encoding spermine/spermidine synthase translates to MPKETEQRQAPPSADDSSAARFEQDLQDLASKAKNDTFINRSLHLLSVYARVGFLLALLGVYSNVSQLNLSPVYGSIPASIYHGKLLMTGCFVGWATNVALCQFLPIKASQAIPIVALYAPAVQCFLFRYSGLLGAQWGPVITEGLTLFPLAVLTAAAAADELENARLSMLPRAIADAAPGVGSWGLLKLVEQHSGKHLQANMGRMIVYTRLGLELMLGALHAVVARSRYLVYAVPPLLHTILVNPHVSSPAATGALVSSMMSDGWLLLDRRESVTGYLSVVQNMNEGFRAMRCDHSLLGGHWTHVDGGKVLEPIYGVFAMLEAVRMAESETPVADKDAHALVVGLGVGTTPSAFVTHGINTTVVEIDPVVYEFASKYFDVKENNRPVLEDAVSYTAALAKTAPETFDYIVHDVFTGGAEPVQLFTLEFFEGLRALLKRDGVVAINYAGDLVLPTPRVIYRTIKQVFPTCRTFRESARDDEEIKATGVDFTNLVFFCKRTKAPLTFRKPTASDYLQSAAREEFLQLRHEVSEDDLLSSNDTSILRSNGTSVVVKWHEQSALGHWAIMRSALPAKLWEEW, encoded by the exons ATGCCGAAAGAGACGGAGCAGAGGCAGGCACCTCCATCGGCAGACGACTCGTCTGCCGCGAGGTTTGAACAGGATCTCCAAGATCTCGCCTCCAAAGCAAAAAACGACACGTTTATCAACCGCAGCTTGCATCTGCTGTCCGTCTACGCCCGGGTCGGCTTCCTGCTCGCTCTGCTCGGCGTCTACTCCAACGTCTCGCAGCTCAACCTCTCACCAGTCTATGGGTCCATACCGGCCTCCATCTATCACGGCAAGCTGCTTATGACGGGCTGCTTCGTCGGCTGGGCCACCAACGTCGCACTGTGCCAGTTCTTGCCCATCAAAGCCTCGCAGGCCATCCCGATTGTTGCCCTCTACGCACCCGCCGTCCAGTGCTTTCTCTTCCGATACAGCGGACTGCTGGGCGCCCAATGGGGACCCGTCATCACCGAGGGACTGACGCTGTTCCCTTTGGCCGTgctcaccgccgccgccgccgcggacgaGCTTGAGAATGCGCGGCTATCGATGCTTCCCAGAGCCATCGCGGACGCGGCCCCCGGCGTGGGGTCCTGGGGCCTGCTCAAGCTGGTCGAGCAGCACTCGGGGAAGCACCTGCAGGCCAACATGGGCAGGATGATCGTCTACACCCGTCTTGGCCTGGAGCTGATGCTCGGCGCGCTGCATGCCGTCGTTGCCCGGTCGAGATACCTCGTATACGCCGTCCCGCCGCTGCTGCACACGATTCTCGTGAACCCGCACGTCAGCtccccggcggcgacgggagcTCTCGTCAGCAGCATGATGTCCGACGGCTGGCTTCTCCTGGACCGTCGGGAATCTGTCACCGGCTATCTGTCGGTTGTTCAGAACATGAACGAAGGGTTCCGAGCCATGCGATGCGACCAcagcctcctcggcggtcACTGGACCCATGTCGACGGAGGGAAGGTCTTGGAGCCGATATACGGCGTCTTTGCcatgctcgaggccgtccgcATGGCCGAATCGGAGACTCCGGTGGCAGACAAGGACGCTCATGCGCTCGTCGT CGGGCTTGGAGTAGGAACGACTCCCTCGGCTTTCGTCACCCACGGCATCAACACAACCGTGGTGGAGATCGACCCGGTCGTCTACGAGTTTGCCTCCAAGTATTTTGACGTCAAGGAGAACAACCGTCCGGTGCTAGAGGATGCCGTCAGCTACACCGCGGCGCTGGCGAAGACTGCACCCGAGACGTTTGACTACATCGTCCACGACGTCTtcaccggcggcgccgaaccAGTACAGCTCTTTACCCTCGAGTTCTTCGAGGGGCTCCGTGCTCTGCTCAAGCGCGACGGCGTTGTGGCcatt AACTAtgccggcgacctcgtcctgCCGACGCCCAGAGTCATCTATCGCACCATCAAGCAGGTCTTCCCCACATGCCGCACCTTCCGAGAGTCTGCCCGGGACGACGAAGAAATCAAGGCAACGGGCGTCGATTTCACAAACCTCGTCTTTTTTTGCAAAAGGACCAAGGCTCCGCTCACTTTCCGCAAGCCAACGGCGAGTGACTACTTGCAGAGCGCCGCGAGAGAGGAATTTCTGCAGCTCCGGCATGAGGTCTCGGAGGATGACCTCCTGTCAAGCAATGACACGTCGATTCTACGCAGCAACGGCACGAGCGTCGTGGTTAAGTGGCACGAGCAGAGCGCGCTGGGTCACTGGGCCATCATGCGCAGTGCTCTGCCGGCCAAGCTCTGGGAGGAATGGTGA
- a CDS encoding ATPase components of ABC transporter: MDADIKAVLPNIDPVVSDYSVGYLSHASTLWSDDDDPSGTSPLNEAAAVITELLISASGNPNPAREEQIKLLVDRWVDKYTQANGGERRGPAAVKRLDQTIQVSSQRNMSSTLAVATGGVDLEAANVRKVESKVDRKKLEKAERKIAAKQQKKTFKTVEYEASKLLDLPESTQSYEEFYMAVNPLQLGSTGASKTKDIKLDSIDVSIGGLRILTDTTLTLAYGHRYGLVGNNGIGKSTLLRALSRREVAIPTHISILHVEQEITGDDTPALQAVLDADVWRKVLLKEQDRQELIASLAELEARRAALADTSADAAKLDLEKEAKDGKLGDIQGKLAEMESDKAESRAASILAGLGFSPERQQFATKTFSGGWRMRLALARALFCEPDLLLLDEPSNMLDVPSITFLSQYLQGYPSTVLVVSHDRAFLNEVATDIIHQHSERLDYYRSANFDSFYATREERKKVAKKEYENQMAQRAHLQAFIDKFRYNAAKSSEAQSRIKKLEKMPVLEPPEAEYNVKFRFPDVEKLSPPIIQMSEVSFGYSLDKPLLRDVELDVQLDSRIGIVGPNGAGKTTILKLLVSKLQPLKGLVSSHPRLRIGFFAQHHVDALDLTTSAVSFMANTYPGRTDEEYRRQLGAFGITGTTGLQKMGLLSGGQKSRVAFACLALTNPHILVLDEPSNHLDIEAMDALAEALNEFQGGVLMVSHDVTMLQMVCTSLWVCDGGTVEKFNGDVQQYKKRISAQADAAGVVKAH; this comes from the exons ATGGACGCCGATATCAAAGCCGTGCTCCCCAACATCGACCCTGTCGTTTCAGACTACTCTGTCGGATACCTGTCCCATGCTTCCACCCTCTGgtccgacgatgatgaccCGTCCGGGACTTCTCCTCTCAACGAGGCTGCCGCGGTGATAACGGAGCTGCTCATCTCCGCCTCCGGAAACCCCAATCCTGCACGAGAGGAGCAGATAAAGCTGTTGGTCGACCGCTGGGTCGACAAGTACACCCAAGCaaacggcggcgagaggcgaGGGCCAGCGGCCGTCAAGCGGCTGGATCAGACCATTCAGGTCAGCTCTCAGCGGAACATGTCCTCGACCCTGGCCGTTGCCACCGGCGGTGTCGACCTGGAGGCGGCCAACGTGCGCAAGGTCGAGTCCAAGGTGGACCGCAAGAAGCTCGAAAAGGCCGAGCGAAAGATTGCCGCCAAGCAGCAGAAGAAGACATTCAAGACGGTCGAGTACGAAGCGTCGAAGCTTCTCGACCTGCCGGAGAGCACCCAGTCGTACGAGGAGTTTTACATGGCCGTGAACCCGTTGCAGCTCGGCAGCACGGGTGCCAGCAAGACCAAGGACATCAAGCTCGACAGCATCGACGTCTCCATCGGCGGCCTGCGCATCCTGACCGATACGACCCTCACCCTTGCCTACGGTCATCGTTACGGTTTGGTCGGCAACAACGGTATCGGAAAATCGACACTGCTGCGGGCCCTGTCGAGGAGAGAAGTCGCCATCCCCACGCACATTTCCATTCTTCACGTCGAACAAGAG ATCACCGGCGACGACACGCCCGCTCTCCAGGCTGTtctcgatgccgacgtgTGGCGCAAGGTGCTGCTGAAGGAGCAGGAT AGGCAGGAACTCATCGCCAGCTTGGCAGAGCTCGAGGCCCGCCGTGCCGCCCTTGCCGATAcctcggccgatgccgccaagctcgacctcgagaaGGAGGCAAAGGATGGCAAATTGGGAGACATTCAGGGGAagctggccgagatggagtcGGACAAGGCAGAGTCGCGAGCGGCCAGCAttctcgccggcctcggcttctCGCCGGAGCGGCAGCAGTTCGCCACCAAAACGTTTTCTGGCGGTTGGAGAATGCGACTTGCGCTTGCCCGAGCCTTGTTCTGCGAGCCggacctgctgctcctcgacgaacCGTCCAACATGTTGGACGTTCCCTCCATCACCTTCCTCTCCCAGTACCTCCAAGGCTACCCCagcaccgtcctcgtcgtctcccacGACAGAGCGTTCCTCAACGAGGTCGCCACAGACATCATTCACCAACATTCCGAGCGCCTTGACTACTACCGCTCGGCCAACTTTGACTCCTTCTACGCGACCCGAGAGGAGCGGAAGAAGGTGGCCAAGAAGGAGTACGAGAACCAGATGGCCCAGAGGGCCCATCTCCAAGCGTTCATCGACAAGTTCCGCTACAACGCCGCCAAGTCTTCGGAAGCGCAGTCTCGCATCAAGAAGCTCGAGAAGATGCCGGTGCTGGAaccgcccgaggccgagtaCAACGTCAAGTTTCGCTTCCCCGACGTCGAGAAGCTGTCACCGCCCATCATTCAGATGTCCGAGGTTTCCTTCGGCTATTCCTTGGACAAGCCTCTGCTGAGAGATGTGGAGCTCGATGTCCAGCTCGACTCtcgcatcggcatcgtcggccccaacggcgccggcaaAACCACAATCTTGAAGCTCCTCGTGAGCAAGTTGCAGCCGCTGAAGGGCCTGGTTTCGTCGCACCCCCGCCTTCGGATCGGCTTCTTCGCCCAGCATCACGTCGACGCTCTCGACctgacgacgagcgccgTGAGCTTCATGGCCAACACCTACCCTGGCAGGACGGATGAGGAATATCGGAGACAGCTGGGAGCGTTTGGCATCACGGGAACGACAGGCTTGCAAAAAATGGGCCTGCTGTCCGGTGGTCAAAAGTCGAGGGTCGCCTTCGCCTGCCTCGCCCTGACCAATCCCCACATTCTCGTGCTCGACGAACCTTCCAATCACCTGGACATAGAAGCAATGGATGCGCTGGCCGAGGCCCTCAACGAGTTCCAGGGCGGTGTTCTCATGGTGTCCCACGACGTAACCATGCTGCAGATGGTGTGCACCTCGCTCTGGGtgtgcgacggcggcaccgtcgaaaAGTTTAATGGCGACGTGCAGCAGTACAAGAAGAGAATATCCGCGCAGGCCGATGcagccggcgtcgtcaaggcGCACTag